The Pseudofrankia inefficax genome window below encodes:
- a CDS encoding GNAT family N-acetyltransferase, translating into MGLPLRSAPVRLLDDRDLPSVRQLLARDPVTDVFVASRVEACGLDPWRLGAEVWGHVVDGRIAALCYSGANLWPVGAGSTSVKLFAERARRAGRRCSSIVGEARSVAELWRHLEPAWGPAREVRGEQPLLVIDGPPLIRPDTAVRLVRPDELDILMPASIAMFTEEIGVSPILADGGALYRARVAEFVGQRRSFAHIEDGRVLFKAEIGAIAGGVSQVQGVWVDPALRGRGYGAAGTASVVALAQAMYAPVVSLYVNDFNTPARRAYERVGFRRAGTFASVLF; encoded by the coding sequence ATGGGACTGCCGCTTCGGTCAGCCCCGGTGAGGCTGCTGGACGACCGTGACCTGCCCTCGGTACGCCAGCTGCTCGCGCGCGACCCGGTGACCGACGTCTTCGTCGCGTCCCGGGTCGAGGCGTGTGGGCTGGACCCGTGGCGGCTCGGCGCCGAGGTCTGGGGACACGTCGTCGACGGCCGGATCGCGGCGCTGTGCTACTCGGGCGCGAACCTGTGGCCGGTCGGCGCCGGGTCCACGTCGGTGAAGCTGTTCGCCGAGCGGGCCAGGCGCGCCGGCCGGCGCTGTTCGTCGATCGTCGGTGAGGCGCGCTCGGTCGCCGAGCTCTGGCGCCACCTGGAGCCGGCCTGGGGGCCGGCGCGGGAGGTGCGCGGCGAACAGCCGCTGCTGGTCATCGACGGCCCGCCGCTGATCCGGCCGGACACCGCTGTGCGCCTGGTCCGGCCGGATGAGCTGGACATCCTGATGCCGGCGAGCATCGCGATGTTCACCGAGGAGATCGGCGTCTCACCGATCCTCGCCGACGGCGGGGCGCTCTATCGGGCCAGGGTCGCGGAGTTCGTCGGGCAGCGACGTTCGTTCGCGCACATCGAGGACGGCCGGGTGCTGTTCAAGGCCGAGATCGGCGCGATCGCCGGCGGGGTCAGCCAGGTGCAGGGCGTCTGGGTGGACCCTGCCCTGCGCGGCCGCGGGTACGGCGCCGCTGGCACGGCGAGCGTCGTGGCGCTGGCCCAGGCGATGTACGCGCCGGTGGTCAGCCTGTACGTCAACGACTTCAACACCCCGGCCCGCCGCGCCTATGAACGGGTGGGCTTCCGGCGGGCCGGCACGTTCGCGTCCGTTTTGTTCTAG
- a CDS encoding sulfate ABC transporter permease subunit, protein MGSRGAGRFVGRFIALAYVAVLVLVPLVVVFWKTVSAGPSEFWSAISSHQAVTAFRLTAEISVAAVALNTVFGVGVALLIARHRFPGRRLLSALADLPISVSPIVVGLALVLVYGPIDGWFGKGLHSAGIEIIFAVPGMILATAFVSMPLILREIVPVLEEAGTEQEQAARVLGANAWQRFVRITIPIIRPALLYGIVLSLARSIGEYGAVLVVSGNVSGANQTQTVPLLVSERIQQLEPGAYQLAFLLIVVTVLTIVVVNLRRTRDEPNNVEPHDAGLNEGGL, encoded by the coding sequence GTGGGTAGCCGCGGCGCCGGGCGCTTTGTCGGCCGGTTCATCGCGCTGGCCTACGTCGCGGTCCTCGTCCTGGTCCCACTCGTGGTGGTCTTCTGGAAGACGGTGAGCGCCGGACCGTCCGAATTCTGGTCGGCGATCAGCTCCCACCAGGCCGTGACCGCCTTCCGGCTGACCGCCGAGATCTCGGTCGCCGCGGTCGCGCTCAACACCGTGTTCGGGGTGGGCGTCGCGCTGCTGATCGCGCGCCATCGGTTCCCCGGGCGCCGCCTGCTCAGCGCGCTGGCCGACCTGCCGATCTCGGTGTCGCCGATCGTCGTCGGTCTCGCGCTGGTGCTGGTATACGGACCGATCGACGGCTGGTTCGGGAAGGGTCTGCACAGCGCGGGCATCGAGATCATCTTCGCGGTCCCCGGCATGATTCTGGCGACCGCGTTCGTCTCGATGCCGCTGATCCTGCGCGAGATCGTCCCCGTGCTGGAGGAAGCCGGCACCGAGCAGGAGCAGGCAGCACGGGTGCTCGGCGCCAATGCCTGGCAGCGGTTCGTCCGGATCACGATTCCGATCATCCGCCCCGCCCTGCTGTACGGCATCGTGCTCAGCCTGGCCCGCTCGATCGGCGAGTACGGCGCCGTGCTGGTGGTGTCCGGCAACGTCAGCGGAGCCAACCAGACCCAGACCGTGCCGCTGCTGGTCTCCGAACGGATCCAGCAGCTGGAGCCCGGCGCATACCAGCTCGCGTTCCTGCTGATCGTGGTCACCGTTCTCACGATCGTCGTCGTCAACCTCCGGCGGACGAGGGACGAACCGAACAATGTCGAACCGCATGACGCGGGACTGAACGAGGGTGGACTCTAG
- a CDS encoding extracellular solute-binding protein, which yields MKPTRLGSTGRGARVLRRGVPLIAAGAAVALAVAACGGSSGGGSAAASGTPGPNAGQTVAIVGYSVPKPAYDALEAAFLKTDAGKGVKFSETFGASGTESKAVAAGQKADFVAFSLDPDMTRLVPKFVASGWNSDPNKGQISDSVVVIAVRKGNPLHITGWDDLIKPGVKIVTPDPASSGSAKWNILAAYEHIIAEGGTDADAQAYLTSFFKNVVSKPSSGADATTTFTQGTGDVLISYENEAIGARQKGTSLDYVVPKESFLIENPVAVTLTANSAAKAFLDFARSDAGQAIFASKGFRPVDTNATIGTVAGANDPSKPFPTVAKLTTIADLGGWSKVNKEFFDADNGIVTKIENATG from the coding sequence ATGAAGCCCACGAGGCTGGGGTCAACTGGGCGGGGAGCGCGTGTCCTGCGCCGTGGGGTGCCCCTGATCGCTGCCGGTGCGGCTGTCGCGCTGGCGGTGGCCGCCTGCGGCGGCAGCTCGGGCGGCGGTAGCGCGGCGGCGAGCGGCACCCCGGGCCCGAACGCGGGCCAGACGGTCGCGATCGTCGGGTATTCGGTTCCCAAGCCGGCGTACGACGCGCTGGAGGCGGCGTTCCTCAAGACCGACGCCGGCAAGGGCGTCAAGTTCTCGGAGACCTTCGGGGCCAGTGGAACCGAGAGCAAGGCCGTGGCGGCCGGCCAGAAGGCCGACTTCGTCGCTTTCTCGCTCGACCCGGACATGACCCGCCTGGTGCCGAAGTTCGTGGCCTCGGGTTGGAACTCGGACCCCAACAAGGGCCAGATCTCCGACTCGGTCGTGGTGATCGCGGTGCGTAAGGGCAACCCGCTGCACATCACCGGCTGGGACGACCTGATCAAGCCGGGCGTGAAGATCGTCACTCCGGACCCGGCGTCCTCCGGCTCGGCGAAGTGGAACATCCTCGCGGCCTACGAGCACATCATCGCCGAGGGCGGCACCGACGCGGACGCCCAGGCGTACCTGACGTCGTTCTTCAAGAACGTCGTCAGCAAGCCCTCCAGCGGCGCCGACGCGACCACGACGTTCACGCAGGGCACCGGCGACGTGCTGATCTCCTACGAGAACGAGGCCATCGGCGCCCGCCAGAAGGGCACGTCGCTGGACTACGTCGTCCCGAAGGAAAGCTTCCTGATCGAGAACCCGGTCGCGGTGACCCTGACCGCCAACTCGGCGGCCAAGGCGTTCCTGGACTTCGCGCGCAGTGACGCGGGTCAGGCCATCTTCGCCAGCAAGGGCTTCCGGCCGGTCGACACGAACGCCACCATCGGCACGGTGGCGGGCGCGAACGACCCGAGCAAGCCGTTCCCGACGGTCGCCAAGCTGACCACCATCGCGGACCTCGGCGGCTGGTCGAAGGTCAACAAGGAGTTCTTCGACGCCGACAACGGCATCGTGACGAAGATCGAGAACGCTACCGGATGA
- the ispG gene encoding flavodoxin-dependent (E)-4-hydroxy-3-methylbut-2-enyl-diphosphate synthase, which translates to MTVTLGMPQAPARPLGKRRVSRQIKVGSVLVGGDAPVSVQSMCTTLTADVNATLQQIAQLTASGCQIVRVAVPSQDDADALAEIARKSPIPVIADIHFQPKYVFAAIDAGCAAVRVNPGNIKTFDDKIGEIAKRAKAAGIPIRIGVNAGSLDKRLLAKYGKATPEALTESALWECSLFEEHDFRDIKISVKHHDPVVMIQAYRMLAERCDYPLHLGVTEAGPQFQGTVKSAVAFGALLAEGIGDTLRVSLSAPPVEEVKVGIAILESLGLRDRRLEIVSCPSCGRAQVDVYTLANEVAAGLEGMEVPLRVAVMGCVVNGPGEAREADLGVASGNGKGQIFVRGEVVKTVPEAQIVETLIEEAMRLAEEMEAEGVASGDPSVSVG; encoded by the coding sequence GTGACCGTAACTCTGGGCATGCCACAGGCTCCGGCTCGTCCGCTCGGCAAGCGCCGGGTGAGTCGGCAGATCAAGGTCGGCAGCGTCCTGGTCGGTGGCGACGCCCCCGTCTCGGTGCAGTCGATGTGCACCACGCTGACCGCGGACGTCAACGCGACGCTGCAGCAGATCGCTCAGCTGACCGCGTCCGGTTGCCAGATCGTCCGGGTCGCCGTGCCGAGCCAGGACGACGCCGACGCGCTCGCCGAGATCGCCCGCAAGTCCCCGATCCCGGTGATCGCCGACATCCACTTCCAGCCGAAGTACGTGTTCGCCGCGATCGACGCCGGCTGCGCCGCCGTCCGGGTGAACCCCGGCAACATCAAGACCTTCGACGACAAGATCGGCGAGATCGCCAAGCGGGCCAAGGCCGCTGGCATCCCGATCCGGATCGGCGTCAACGCCGGCTCGCTCGACAAGCGGCTGCTGGCCAAGTACGGCAAGGCCACGCCGGAGGCGCTGACCGAGTCGGCGCTCTGGGAGTGCTCGCTGTTCGAGGAGCACGACTTCCGCGACATCAAGATCTCGGTCAAGCACCACGACCCGGTCGTGATGATCCAGGCCTACCGGATGCTCGCCGAGCGGTGCGACTACCCGCTGCACCTCGGTGTCACGGAGGCCGGCCCGCAGTTCCAGGGCACGGTCAAGTCGGCCGTCGCGTTCGGCGCGCTGCTCGCCGAGGGCATCGGTGACACCCTGCGGGTGTCGCTGTCCGCCCCGCCGGTCGAGGAGGTCAAGGTCGGCATCGCGATCCTGGAGTCGCTCGGTCTGCGCGACCGTCGGCTCGAGATCGTCTCCTGCCCGTCCTGCGGCCGGGCTCAGGTCGACGTCTACACCCTGGCCAACGAGGTCGCCGCCGGCCTGGAGGGCATGGAGGTGCCGCTGCGCGTCGCGGTCATGGGCTGCGTCGTCAACGGCCCCGGCGAGGCCCGCGAGGCCGACCTGGGCGTCGCGTCCGGCAACGGCAAGGGTCAGATCTTCGTCCGCGGCGAGGTCGTCAAGACCGTGCCCGAGGCGCAGATCGTCGAGACCCTGATCGAGGAGGCCATGCGACTGGCGGAGGAGATGGAGGCCGAGGGCGTCGCCTCCGGCGATCCGTCCGTCTCCGTCGGCTAG
- the cysT gene encoding sulfate ABC transporter permease subunit CysT, whose amino-acid sequence MSIAVEPAPTASPARTRAARDASGAARLGRGPGLGLGMAVLWLSLLVLIPLAAVVARGFTGGWSGFWDNITDPAALRALRLTVTSSLLVAVINAVMGTLLAWVLVRDPFPGRRLVDLIIDIPFALPTIVAGLVLLAVYGTDSPVGIHLLGTQRAIVLGLLFVTLPFVVRSVQPVLMALDTEAEQAAACLGAGPWTIFRRIVLPLLLPAIASGAALAFARAMGEYGSVLLISGGLSRTRVSSMYAYQKIENFDFAAASATATVLLVVSLLVIVGLNLLQRWAARRG is encoded by the coding sequence ATGAGTATCGCGGTGGAGCCGGCTCCAACGGCTTCACCGGCTCGGACCCGAGCCGCGCGGGACGCCTCTGGCGCCGCGCGGCTCGGTCGCGGGCCGGGGCTGGGGCTCGGCATGGCGGTTCTGTGGCTCAGCCTGCTGGTACTGATCCCGCTGGCGGCCGTCGTCGCGCGCGGGTTCACCGGCGGGTGGAGCGGGTTCTGGGACAACATCACCGACCCCGCGGCCCTGCGGGCGCTGCGCCTGACGGTGACCAGCTCCCTGCTGGTGGCCGTGATCAACGCGGTGATGGGGACGTTGCTGGCCTGGGTGCTGGTGCGTGACCCGTTCCCCGGCCGGAGACTGGTCGACCTGATCATCGACATCCCGTTCGCGCTGCCGACCATCGTGGCCGGACTGGTGCTACTTGCCGTGTACGGCACCGACAGCCCGGTCGGGATCCATCTGCTCGGCACGCAGCGGGCGATCGTGCTCGGGCTGCTCTTCGTGACGCTCCCTTTCGTGGTCCGGTCGGTCCAGCCCGTGCTGATGGCGCTGGACACCGAGGCCGAACAGGCAGCGGCCTGCCTGGGCGCCGGGCCCTGGACCATCTTCCGGCGGATCGTGCTTCCGCTGCTGCTGCCGGCCATCGCCTCCGGCGCGGCGCTGGCCTTCGCCCGGGCGATGGGGGAGTACGGGTCGGTGCTGCTGATCTCCGGCGGCCTGAGCCGGACCAGAGTCTCGTCGATGTACGCGTACCAGAAGATCGAGAACTTCGACTTCGCCGCCGCCTCGGCGACCGCGACCGTCCTGCTGGTGGTGAGCCTGCTGGTGATCGTCGGCCTCAATCTGCTCCAGCGCTGGGCGGCTCGCCGTGGGTAG